The Phaeocystidibacter marisrubri DNA segment AATAAATGAAAATACCTCAGTTTACGAATACACAAGATATTGATAGTATTCTCTCTGATCTATTGGAAAGGATTCCTGAAAAGGAGAAACGTCCTAGCACAATATTCGACATTGCAGGCATTACTTCCGATGAGGTTAAAAACAGTAAGATCCTCCAATATTATCTCGATCCGAATGCCGACCACGAACTTGGCGACACCTTCATTCAAGCCATGTGTGATTGCTTTATCTCTGCCTATCCAGAGAAATCAAAAAATCGAAATAAGGTCGTCTCTATCATTGAGGACATTAAATCGAATACAGCCGAGCACGAAACGATATCTGTGGTTACTGAAGTTCCTGTCGAAAAGAAATTTGTTGACATATATGTGACCAACACTCTCTATGAGGGCGCGAATCAAGATGAATCCAACAATGAACTTTTATGGTCAATGGTGATTGAGAATAAGATCTATGCAGATTTATACAATCCAATTGAGACCTATTGGAGTGTTGATGACTGTGATACCAAAATTCTCCCTATCCTGTCCATTTACCCGTTGCGCGAAGAACTTTTGGAAAGCTATAGAGAGAAGAGCGTTCTCGTGAGCAATATCACACACGAAACATTGATAAAAAATGTATTAAGCCGTATTACTGCTAAATATGATTCTATCCCTACACGTCAATTATTCTTACTCCAAGAATATTATTCAAACATTGTCAATCTAACTAAGCGTGCCGCAATGAAATTCAAAGAGGAACGGTTCCAGCTCTTTCAGAAACGAATAGAAGATGTGAACGAAATGAGACATCACATTTACCACAATGACCGATATGTGGTTGATTCCGTTACAAACGCATTTAATGCTTTAGGGTACAAATCCAAACCCAAGGCAAGAAGCGTTGTAGAAAGGTGGTTCATCTTTTCAAAGAAAAATGAGTTACTTACTCCTCTAACCAACTGGAGTGAAGAGGACCTGAAGAAATTACGGTTCTATGTCAATATGAACCCTATCAAGCACACCAACACCTTTAAGGCAGAGTTTGAATTATTCACAAAAAAGGGTGTAGAAGCTCATTTCGAATCCATTCGAAAGAAAGTATTAGCATTGGAATGGCCCGACTTTATTGAGGTTGTGAACGAAAATCCCAAAACTGACTACGCACACATTCTTAGGATCAACTTTAAACTCTCTGACCTTGAAAATACGGATGACATCAATTTGGAAGAAAGAGTGAAATTAATCTTAGAGATGTTCTTCAAATCTTTAAAATAATCCCCCCTACCCAATCAACTCATACGTCGGTTTTAAATAGGCTGACTCTGGCACTTGACACCACTTGCTGCCGTCTTCGGTGATTTCGCATTTTAGGATGAGGACAGGCTTGAGTCGGGCTTTGTTTAGTTCATGGAAGGTTGGAAGCTGGATGAGCTCTTGCCGACCTGCTATGTAGGCGGTAAACTGACCAATGGGACTGTCGGAGCGGGTGCCCTTTCTGTAGAAGGCATATTCGTTCTTTACGCCGATTTCATAGGCGCCCGAGAGGGCATTCGGGAAGACACCATGACGAAGTTTTAAGGTGATTTTTGTCGACTTACCACTGTCCATTTTACCGATGGATTCAATGTCGCCACTCTCGTTGAGGAAGGTGACCTCCACAACTTCGTTGCGCTGATTTTCGAAGAGCAAGATGACCGAGGTGTGCTTGTCCATTCCCAAATAGACATCTTTAACGGCTTCACCCACTTTCCCAGAAATATACTCGCGCAGTGCCTTCTTTTCATCGGTTACAAGGAGGGACCATCCCAACTTAATCTTGGTCCACAATCCCATCCCCTTTTTATTCTTGTCTTTGGGAAGATGGAAGAGTCCCACTACAATGTCGTCAACATACGATTGTATATCCCCCGATAATGCATAGAACTCATCTTTGATTACGGCATCTTTTTCATCGGGCTTGGTGGCATTGAATACGGGTGATTTTAAGTAGGTGAACAATTCGTCCTCTCCAATGGGCTCTCCGGGTTTGTGAATGACTCTGTGCAAACGCAAACAGAGATCAGACGACCATGCGGCGGATTGAGTGTTGAACCAATTGGTATTGACGGACGCGAAACCGGCAAAGCCGCCAAAGCCAACGCCGGGTAGATACTGAATGTCCATTTTGCCCTTGTCAATTTGAAGCGGAGCGATGGCAATGAGCTTGCTGGCGTTGCGCTTGTACAAGGTGTCGCCAGATCGCTCAGCGTTCATCAGATTCAAAACACGCATTAATACGGCTGCATGACTGCGATCTATGGCCTCTAGGGCGTCTTCCCCCTGTGCCACGAGCTCGTAAAGATGGGATTCCAAGCCGTCCAACTCTGCCCCTCTAAGTTGAGCGTAGGCAGATGCAAGGTCGGCGGTTTGAATGCGACGAACATAATTGAGTAGTCCGTACATGGCCGTCACAGGTCCCGGTGGCAACATTTCAGTCTCTCGCACCCCATCAAACCAAGCTTCTAATTGCTTGGCAAGGGTATGCAGAAGTTCATCATTTGCCGTCAACTCTTTGGAACTCTTGGCAGCCCACGTCTGGTTGTCGGTTATTCGGTTCTTGTACCGTGTGATGCGCAAACCTTCTTTGACCATGCCCTCGGAACGCAGGGCTCCAACCAACGGAGCCACCACACCCATAATAGCACCGAACTTCATCTTTAAGGTTTCCCCATTGCTGAGCTTGCGCTCGTCTCTGGTGGTCGCGCCGTACTTGTCGGATTTTGCAGTTAAATACGCCTGACTCAAATTGTGAATGCTCGGATCCACATA contains these protein-coding regions:
- a CDS encoding PD-(D/E)XK nuclease family protein; the protein is MKIPQFTNTQDIDSILSDLLERIPEKEKRPSTIFDIAGITSDEVKNSKILQYYLDPNADHELGDTFIQAMCDCFISAYPEKSKNRNKVVSIIEDIKSNTAEHETISVVTEVPVEKKFVDIYVTNTLYEGANQDESNNELLWSMVIENKIYADLYNPIETYWSVDDCDTKILPILSIYPLREELLESYREKSVLVSNITHETLIKNVLSRITAKYDSIPTRQLFLLQEYYSNIVNLTKRAAMKFKEERFQLFQKRIEDVNEMRHHIYHNDRYVVDSVTNAFNALGYKSKPKARSVVERWFIFSKKNELLTPLTNWSEEDLKKLRFYVNMNPIKHTNTFKAEFELFTKKGVEAHFESIRKKVLALEWPDFIEVVNENPKTDYAHILRINFKLSDLENTDDINLEERVKLILEMFFKSLK